A part of Pantoea vagans genomic DNA contains:
- the cpoB gene encoding cell division protein CpoB: protein MVSNFRRHLLSLSLLIGVAAPWAANAQASISSVGSGSVEDRVTTLERISNAQAQLMQQLQQQMSDNQRDIDALRGQIQQNSYQLNQVVERQKQLYQQIDSLSSASSSGGQQAAGSDAAADTGAAATAGAAASTESAPAQTGDANSDYNAAVALILEKKQYDQAISALQAWVKRYPDSTYQPNANYWLGQLNYNKGKKDDAAYYYATVVKNYPKSPKAAEALLKVGVIMQEKKDTAKAKAVFQQVIKLYPDTESAKQAQKRLASL, encoded by the coding sequence ATGGTTAGTAACTTCAGACGTCATCTGTTGAGTCTGTCGTTACTGATTGGCGTAGCGGCCCCCTGGGCCGCTAATGCCCAAGCGTCAATCAGTAGCGTTGGCTCCGGCTCGGTCGAAGACCGTGTCACCACTCTCGAACGAATCTCTAATGCCCAGGCACAACTGATGCAGCAACTGCAGCAGCAGATGAGCGATAACCAGCGTGATATCGATGCGCTGCGTGGGCAAATCCAGCAAAACTCGTATCAGTTGAATCAGGTGGTTGAGCGGCAGAAGCAGCTTTACCAGCAGATTGACAGCCTGAGCAGCGCCAGCAGCAGCGGCGGGCAACAGGCAGCCGGCAGCGATGCCGCAGCAGATACCGGCGCAGCAGCCACCGCAGGCGCGGCAGCATCCACGGAGAGCGCACCTGCGCAGACCGGTGACGCTAACAGCGATTACAATGCGGCTGTGGCGCTGATTCTGGAGAAGAAACAGTATGACCAGGCGATCAGTGCGCTTCAGGCGTGGGTAAAACGTTACCCGGATTCGACCTATCAGCCGAATGCGAATTACTGGCTGGGTCAGCTGAACTACAACAAAGGCAAAAAGGACGACGCGGCGTATTATTACGCCACGGTGGTGAAGAACTATCCGAAGTCACCGAAAGCTGCAGAAGCGTTGCTGAAAGTGGGTGTCATCATGCAGGAGAAGAAAGACACGGCGAAAGCCAAAGCGGTCTTCCAGCAGGTGATCAAACTTTATCCAGACACCGAATCTGCTAAACAGGCGCAGAAACGTCTGGCAAGCCTGTAA
- a CDS encoding methylated-DNA--[protein]-cysteine S-methyltransferase, giving the protein MYYFKPIVTPVGELKLVASDSGLAGILWENDDPKRTRFLPQTRNDDHPILIETERQLSEYFTGERRCFELPLDMVGTDFQKKVWQALVAIPFGETRSYSQIAREIGHPQAVRAVGAANGRNPLSIVAPCHRVIGANGKLTGFAGGLDIKAFLLALEAPQSLIDKAASEPLQLEIQAD; this is encoded by the coding sequence ATGTACTACTTCAAACCGATAGTTACTCCGGTGGGCGAGCTGAAACTGGTCGCCAGCGACAGTGGCCTGGCGGGCATCTTGTGGGAAAACGACGATCCGAAGCGCACCCGATTTTTGCCGCAGACGCGCAATGACGATCATCCCATTCTGATCGAAACTGAGCGACAGCTCAGCGAATACTTTACCGGTGAGCGTCGCTGCTTTGAGCTGCCGCTCGACATGGTCGGCACCGACTTTCAGAAAAAAGTCTGGCAGGCGCTGGTGGCGATTCCGTTTGGTGAAACGCGCAGCTACAGCCAGATTGCCAGAGAGATCGGTCATCCGCAGGCAGTACGGGCGGTCGGCGCGGCCAATGGTCGTAATCCACTCTCCATTGTTGCGCCATGCCACCGCGTGATTGGTGCTAACGGCAAGCTGACCGGCTTTGCAGGCGGGCTGGACATCAAAGCTTTCCTGCTGGCGCTGGAAGCGCCGCAGTCGCTTATCGACAAAGCAGCTTCAGAGCCGCTCCAGTTAGAGATACAGGCAGACTAA
- the tolB gene encoding Tol-Pal system beta propeller repeat protein TolB: MKQALRVTLGFFILLWAAMLHAEVRIEITQGVNTARPIGVVPFKWAGAGAAPEDVGGIVAADLRNSGKFNPLDRSRLPQQPASAQEVQPAAWSALGIDAVVVGQVASNPDGSYQVSYQLVDTGGAPGTVLAQNSYKVTKQWLRYAAHTASDETFQKLTGIKGAFRTRIAYVVQTNGGQFPYELRVADYDGYNQFVVHRSPQPLMSPAWSPDGSKVAYVTFESGKSALVVQTLSNGAIRQVASYPRHNGAPAFSPDGSKLAFALSKTGSLNLYVMDLASGQTRQVTDGRYNSTEPTWFPDSQTLAYTSDQAGAPQIYKVGLNGGTPQRITWEGGQNQDADVATDGKSMVMISTSGGAQHVAKQDLETGAVQTLTDTFLDETPSLAPNGTMVIYSSTQGMGSVLQLVSTDGRFKARLPATDGQVKFPAWSPYL; this comes from the coding sequence ATGAAGCAAGCTCTTCGCGTTACGTTAGGCTTTTTTATCCTGCTGTGGGCAGCCATGCTGCATGCAGAAGTTCGAATTGAGATCACCCAGGGTGTCAACACTGCGCGCCCGATTGGCGTGGTGCCGTTTAAATGGGCGGGTGCGGGTGCCGCGCCGGAAGATGTCGGCGGCATCGTAGCGGCTGACCTGCGCAACAGTGGCAAATTTAATCCACTGGATCGCTCGCGTCTGCCACAGCAGCCTGCCAGCGCGCAGGAAGTTCAGCCTGCCGCATGGAGCGCGCTCGGTATTGATGCCGTTGTCGTCGGTCAGGTCGCTTCTAACCCGGATGGCAGCTATCAGGTCTCTTACCAGCTGGTGGATACCGGCGGTGCGCCAGGTACCGTACTGGCACAGAACTCGTATAAAGTGACTAAACAGTGGCTGCGTTATGCTGCCCACACGGCCAGTGATGAGACGTTCCAGAAGCTGACCGGCATTAAAGGTGCTTTCCGTACCCGCATCGCCTATGTCGTGCAGACCAACGGCGGTCAGTTCCCGTATGAGCTGCGCGTCGCTGACTACGATGGTTACAACCAGTTCGTGGTACATCGTTCACCACAGCCACTGATGTCGCCAGCCTGGTCTCCGGATGGCAGCAAAGTTGCCTACGTGACCTTTGAAAGCGGCAAATCTGCGCTGGTGGTTCAGACGCTGTCTAACGGTGCTATCCGTCAGGTCGCCTCTTATCCACGTCATAACGGTGCACCGGCGTTTTCGCCAGATGGCTCTAAGCTCGCTTTCGCGCTCTCTAAAACCGGCAGCCTGAACCTCTATGTGATGGATCTGGCGTCAGGTCAGACGCGTCAGGTGACAGATGGTCGCTATAACAGCACTGAACCGACCTGGTTCCCGGACAGCCAGACGCTGGCTTATACCTCGGATCAGGCGGGTGCGCCTCAGATCTATAAAGTCGGTCTGAATGGCGGCACGCCACAGCGTATTACCTGGGAAGGTGGTCAGAACCAGGATGCGGATGTCGCAACAGATGGTAAATCTATGGTGATGATTAGCACCAGCGGTGGTGCTCAACACGTCGCCAAACAGGATCTGGAAACGGGAGCCGTTCAAACGTTAACGGACACGTTCCTGGATGAAACGCCGAGCCTGGCACCAAACGGCACAATGGTAATCTATAGCTCTACTCAGGGGATGGGTTCCGTGCTGCAGTTGGTTTCAACCGACGGTCGTTTCAAAGCGCGTCTTCCGGCAACTGATGGACAGGTCAAATTTCCTGCCTGGTCGCCGTATCTGTAA
- a CDS encoding AlkA N-terminal domain-containing protein — protein sequence MLDPEIAYQALTSRDTRFDGVFFVGVTSTGIYCRPVCPVKAPMQKNCLFFSSAEAAEKARFRPCLRCRPELAPGNAPVDQPHRVAERLIQRIEEGMLEEREGLEAIAAEFGLSLRQLRRIVQHELGVSPLELKQTRRMLLAKQLLTETQLPVTEVAYASGFSSLRRFNDVFQARYRMTPSALRRDDTGTKRAQPGDRVTLRLTYRPPYDWAAMLWFLQTHLMKEVEAVEDGSWRRTVALGRCRGWVSVSHMPQKNALQVTLSTSLTPVLPLLLRRLRDLFDLDAQPQRIAACLAQDPLLAPSLIAHPGLRVPGAFDAFELGVRAIIGQQVTVKAATTVSSRFAAAFGEPCETPFADLTRYTALPERIAGLTVDDVAPMGIVSAARSRAIIAFASACASGDLRLSAAQQPDEVIKKLVSLPGIGPWTAHYIAMRALRWPDAFPKEDIAIRNNLGGMSSKEAEARSQSWRPWRSYAVMHIWESLAVAKVKKKA from the coding sequence ATGCTCGATCCCGAAATTGCCTACCAGGCACTGACCTCTCGTGATACCCGTTTTGACGGCGTTTTCTTTGTGGGCGTGACGTCAACCGGTATCTATTGCCGTCCGGTCTGCCCGGTTAAAGCCCCCATGCAGAAGAACTGCCTTTTCTTCAGCAGCGCTGAGGCGGCGGAAAAAGCGCGCTTTCGCCCCTGCCTGCGCTGTCGGCCAGAACTGGCACCCGGCAATGCGCCGGTTGATCAGCCGCATCGCGTTGCCGAGCGGCTGATTCAGCGCATTGAGGAAGGCATGCTGGAGGAGCGCGAAGGCCTGGAAGCAATTGCTGCGGAATTCGGCCTCAGCCTGCGTCAGCTGCGCCGTATCGTGCAGCATGAACTCGGCGTTTCGCCGCTGGAGCTGAAGCAGACGCGGCGAATGCTGCTGGCAAAACAGCTGCTGACAGAAACTCAGCTGCCGGTCACGGAAGTCGCCTACGCCAGCGGTTTCAGCAGCCTGCGCCGGTTTAATGATGTGTTCCAGGCGCGCTACCGCATGACACCGAGCGCGCTGCGCCGGGATGACACCGGCACTAAGCGTGCGCAGCCCGGCGACCGCGTGACGCTGCGGCTGACCTATCGCCCCCCCTATGACTGGGCGGCAATGCTCTGGTTTTTGCAGACGCACCTGATGAAGGAGGTCGAAGCGGTGGAAGATGGCAGCTGGCGACGCACTGTGGCGTTGGGTCGCTGCCGGGGCTGGGTCAGCGTTTCCCATATGCCGCAGAAGAACGCCTTGCAGGTGACGCTCTCAACGTCCCTGACGCCAGTGCTGCCTCTGCTGCTGCGCCGTCTGCGTGACCTGTTCGATCTCGATGCGCAGCCACAGCGTATCGCCGCCTGCCTGGCCCAGGATCCGCTGCTGGCACCCAGCCTGATCGCACATCCCGGTCTGCGCGTGCCTGGCGCATTCGACGCCTTTGAGCTGGGCGTGCGCGCCATTATCGGCCAGCAGGTAACCGTCAAAGCGGCCACCACGGTCAGCAGCCGTTTTGCCGCCGCCTTCGGTGAACCCTGCGAGACGCCTTTTGCCGATCTTACCCGTTACACCGCGCTTCCTGAACGCATCGCCGGACTGACGGTGGACGATGTCGCACCGATGGGCATTGTCAGCGCCGCGCGCTCCCGCGCCATCATCGCTTTTGCCAGCGCCTGCGCCAGCGGTGACCTGCGTCTCAGCGCCGCTCAGCAGCCTGACGAGGTAATAAAAAAGCTGGTCAGCCTGCCGGGCATTGGTCCCTGGACGGCGCATTATATCGCTATGCGCGCCCTGCGCTGGCCGGATGCCTTTCCCAAGGAAGATATTGCCATCCGTAATAACCTGGGCGGCATGTCATCGAAAGAAGCGGAAGCGCGTTCGCAATCCTGGCGTCCCTGGCGCAGCTATGCGGTGATGCATATCTGGGAAAGCCTGGCAGTGGCGAAGGTGAAGAAAAAGGCGTGA
- the pal gene encoding peptidoglycan-associated lipoprotein Pal, which translates to MQLNKVLKGLMLALPVLAVAACSSHKNNNNDQTGMGADGAYGANSGMNGNGGNMSSDEQARLQMQQLQQNNIVYFGLDKYDVQSDYAQMLDQHATFLRSNPSYKVTIEGHADERGTPEYNIALGERRANAVKMYLQGKGVSADQMSIVSYGKEKPAVLGHDEAAYSKNRRAVLVY; encoded by the coding sequence ATGCAACTGAACAAAGTGCTGAAGGGTTTGATGCTGGCTCTGCCGGTTCTGGCAGTAGCGGCTTGTAGCTCACACAAAAACAACAACAATGACCAGACTGGCATGGGCGCTGATGGCGCTTACGGTGCAAACTCTGGCATGAACGGTAACGGCGGCAACATGTCTTCTGACGAGCAGGCTCGTCTGCAGATGCAGCAGCTGCAGCAGAACAACATCGTGTACTTCGGCCTGGACAAGTATGACGTTCAGTCTGATTATGCACAGATGCTGGATCAGCACGCGACCTTCCTGCGCAGCAACCCATCCTACAAAGTGACCATCGAAGGTCACGCGGATGAGCGCGGTACGCCGGAATACAACATCGCCCTGGGCGAACGTCGTGCTAACGCCGTTAAAATGTACCTGCAGGGTAAAGGCGTGTCGGCTGATCAGATGTCTATCGTTTCTTACGGTAAAGAGAAGCCAGCCGTTCTGGGTCATGACGAAGCAGCGTATTCTAAAAACCGTCGTGCCGTACTGGTCTACTAA